The DNA window GTGGAATTGCAGCTGAAATGTTTGATGAAATAATTATTCGTCAGGATAAACGCTTACGCGGAAAAACGGAAGAGGAGCTTATCAAAATGTTGAATGATGGCATTAAAATGAAAGATCCTAATAAGAAAACGACTATTATTCCTTCTGAGAAAGAAGCAATCACGTTTGCTGTTAAAAATGCAGTAAAAGGCTCGCTAATTATATTATGTAGTGATGTGATTCCTGATGCATTAGATTTAGTTATGAAGTTTAAAGAACTAGAAGCAAAAGGAGAATTAAATCTTGCTTAGTTATTTTCAGAATAAAAATAAAAAAAGCCCGAAACATTGTTTCGGGCTTTTTTTATAATATCTATTGACTCTTAGCAAACTCTTACTTCTTTTACTTTAATGTGTAAACTCTTTCTGTAAGCTTTAATGCTAATGATTTCAGAACTCTTCTTGCGGTTAATTTTAATAATCTGAGCTTTTACTGCAGAAGCAGCAGCAGTTTCACTTTTAATTACTTGAGTTTCAATATTGTTTTCAATTACAGTTTCAATTGTATCGTCATTATTGATATCTGTATTAGCTTCTTGTGCTGTAGATAAGAAAGGTAATAATGTGATCGCTAATATTGTTAAAACTGTTTTCATAATTGTTTGTTTTTGTTATTAAACTCATGTCAAAGAAACATCACAATACAGGTTGAGGATGAAATTTTTGGATAAAACGACCGATTTTTAGTTAAGATGAAACGGTTCGTAAAAAACATCGGTGAACTACACAAAATCGGCTTGAAGCCCAATAAATACGTTGTAGATTAAGTGATATATTTCTTGGGTAAGTGGTTTTTTGATGTGCATTTCGGCGGTGAAATTGACACTAGTTTTTATAATCCCTTTGTTTATATGGGTTGTGAGTGTAAATGCGTTAGGATTTACCGTTCATCGATGGTTTTTTAATACTCATCGGATAAATAGGAGGTACGGAATTTTGTATCTTTCAGTTTTACTAGAACAACGAATGAATTATTCAGATAATACCTACGCAACCCTTTTCAAGAGACAAAGAGAAAATCAGTTTCATATTGGTAATACAACTTATAAAGAACGTATCAAAAAGTTGAAAGCTCTTAAGCTTGCTTTAGAAAAAACGTATAAGCAAGAGATCAGAGATGCGCTTTATGCAGATTTCAAAAAACCAACGCTCGAAACAGACCTTACAGAGATTTATCCTGTCATTGACGAAATTAATTTTGTAAGTCAGCATTTAAAGTCTTGGTTAAAACGACAAAAGGTTGATACACCTACGGCTTTGCTTGGAAGTTCATCATGGATTAAAAATGAACCTAAAGGCGTCTGTTTGATTATCTCTCCTTGGAACTTTCCTGTGAATCTTACATTCGGACCATTAGTGTCTGCCATTGCTGCAGGAAACACGGTTATTTTAAAACCGAGTGAAATGACACCACATACGTCTAAGGTGATGTCAACTATTATAAGCGACATTTTTAATGACAATGAAGTTGCACTTGTCGAAGGTGAAGTTGAGGTATCACAAGAATTGCTGAAGCTTCCTTTTAATCATATCTTTTTTACAGGGTCTCCACAAGTTGGCAAAATCGTGATGAAAGCTGCTTCAGAGCATTTAACTTCGGTGACTTTAGAATTAGGAGGAAAGTCGCCAGTCATTATTGATGACACGTCTAATTTAGATAAAGCCGTTAAGAAAATTATCTTCGGAAAGTTTCTCAATGCTGGACAAACGTGTATTGCTCCAGATTATGTATTCGTTAATGAATCTATTGTATCTGAATTTAAAAGTGCCTTTAAAAAGCATCTTACAGCGTTTTATTCTGAAAATCCTTCCGCTTCAGATTCCTTAGGAAGAATTGTGAATCAGAAACACTTCAATAGATTAAAAGGGTATTTGGAAGATGCTATTTCTAAAAACGCTTCAATTGAACTTGGTGGAATTTCAGAAGAAAAAGACAATTATATGGAGCCTACATTAATATTTAATGCTCCTGAAGACAGTGCTGTTATGCAGAATGAAATTTTCGGACCAATTCTTCCTATCAAAACTTATCGTAAAACAGATGAGGTTGTTGGTTATATTAATTCAAAAGAAAAACCCTTAGCATTGTATATTTTTAGTAAAAACAAAACGAATATCAATTACATTATCAATAATACTAGAGCAGGAAGTACGTGTATTAATCATAACTTATTACAGTTCTTAAATCATAATTTACCTTTTGGAGGTTCTAACAATAGTGGTATTGGAAAGTCTCATGGTTATTTCGGTTTTTTAGAATTTACAAATCAACGTTCGGTCTTAAAACAACAAACTATTGGAGCTGTAGATTTATTGATGCCACCTTATACGAACTTTAAACAAAAGCTTGTGGATTTAACGATTAAGTGGTTTTAATA is part of the Psychroserpens ponticola genome and encodes:
- a CDS encoding aldehyde dehydrogenase family protein, encoding MNYSDNTYATLFKRQRENQFHIGNTTYKERIKKLKALKLALEKTYKQEIRDALYADFKKPTLETDLTEIYPVIDEINFVSQHLKSWLKRQKVDTPTALLGSSSWIKNEPKGVCLIISPWNFPVNLTFGPLVSAIAAGNTVILKPSEMTPHTSKVMSTIISDIFNDNEVALVEGEVEVSQELLKLPFNHIFFTGSPQVGKIVMKAASEHLTSVTLELGGKSPVIIDDTSNLDKAVKKIIFGKFLNAGQTCIAPDYVFVNESIVSEFKSAFKKHLTAFYSENPSASDSLGRIVNQKHFNRLKGYLEDAISKNASIELGGISEEKDNYMEPTLIFNAPEDSAVMQNEIFGPILPIKTYRKTDEVVGYINSKEKPLALYIFSKNKTNINYIINNTRAGSTCINHNLLQFLNHNLPFGGSNNSGIGKSHGYFGFLEFTNQRSVLKQQTIGAVDLLMPPYTNFKQKLVDLTIKWF